In the genome of Desulfovulcanus ferrireducens, the window TCCTGCTCCATTGGCTCCAAGAATGGCCACGATCTCGCCTTGACGCACTCTCAAATTTATACCGTGCAAGGCCTCAACATTTCCGTAATGCACTCTCAAATTTTCCACATTAAGCAGCATAGACTAATCCTCATCCGCCCCCAGGTATGCCTCGATAACCCTGGGATTTTTCTTAATTTCTTCAGGAGTTCCTTCGGCAATCATTGCACCGTGCTCCAAAACAACAATATGTTCACAAATACGCATAACCAAATTCATATCATGCTCAATTAAAAGCACAGTGATACCACGCTGCTGAATCTGACGAATCAGTTCAACCAACTCCTGTGTTTCCTGATCATTCATTCCACCAGCTGGTTCGTCTAGAATGAGTAGTCTAGGCGTAGTTGCCAGGGCCCTGGCAATTTCCAAAAGCCTTTGGTTCCCATAAGATAAATTTTTGGCCTTTTCCTCCATCTTTTCCTTTAAACCAACAAATTCCAGCTCTTTTAATGCCGCAATCAAGGCTCTTTGCTCCTCCTCTCGCTGGCTCGGAGGTCTGAACATTCCTGCCAATATTCCTGACTTCATGCGACAATGTCGACCTGCCAACACATTTTCCAGTGCTGTAAGGTTTTGAAAGAGTCTAATGGTCTGAAAAGTCCTGGCAATTCCAAGCGAAACTATCTTATGCGTCGGCATTTTTACCAGATTCTGGCCATCGAAAATAATCTCGCCCTGGTCTGGTACATAATTGCCAGTGATCAAGTTAAATACAGTTGTTTTACCAGCTCCATTAGGCCCAATCAATCCCACTATC includes:
- a CDS encoding ABC transporter ATP-binding protein; protein product: MSLLSLRNLTKTFGGLLAVNDVSFDVKEGAIVGLIGPNGAGKTTVFNLITGNYVPDQGEIIFDGQNLVKMPTHKIVSLGIARTFQTIRLFQNLTALENVLAGRHCRMKSGILAGMFRPPSQREEEQRALIAALKELEFVGLKEKMEEKAKNLSYGNQRLLEIARALATTPRLLILDEPAGGMNDQETQELVELIRQIQQRGITVLLIEHDMNLVMRICEHIVVLEHGAMIAEGTPEEIKKNPRVIEAYLGADED